In Rhizobium sp. 11515TR, the DNA window TATCACCGATGCTGAACCACAGGCGTTGACCGTTGCTCATCGGGCCAAAGAAAGGACGGTCTCAAGCAGTACCTTTGCGCCTGTCTCGATGTTTTCCGAGGTGACAAATTCAGCCTCGTTATGACTGATGCCATCTCGGCACGGAACAAAGATCATCGCTGTCGGTGCAACACGGCTGATGAAAAGTGCATCATGGAAGGCGCCGGAAACCAATTTCATGTTTGGAACACCAAGCCTTTCGCAAGCCTTGCCGATCACATCGACGATTGACGTGTCGAATTGTCCGGGTGCCAAGTCGAAGCGTTTTTTGATGAGCACATCGACCATATGGCGCTTGGCCGACGCGCGGCATTCCGCGTCGATTTGGGCTTCTATGGAAGAAAGCACGTCTTCCTGCGGATGGCGGATGTCGATGGTGAATGTGACACTGCTCGGAATGACGTTGACGGAACTGGGTTCGACGCTCATTCGACCAACGGTCAGCCGCGCCATCGGATCGGCCGGCATGACGACGAGTTGCAGTTGCGCAATCGCCGCGACGGCGGCCGCCATGGGATCTTTGCGGAATTCCAGCGGAGTCGTGCCAGCATGGGCCGCCTCGCCCCTAAAGGAAACTTCGAGCCACCTCGTTCCCTGTACGCCCGTGACGAGGCCGATCGGGATGCCCGCGCGTTCAAGCACGGGTCCCTGCTCGATATGCACCTCAACGAAGGCAGACACGGCATGGCCGACCGGCTGCATCTTGGCTTCCGGCAGTGCCTTCAATGTCGCCGCCAATTCATCGTCAAGCCTTGCCCCGTCGGTGCCGCGCATATCCTGCCACCCAGCCATTTCGCCCGCGCCAACAAAGGTCATGGATCCCATGCAGCCGGGAGAGAAGCGGCTACCTTCCTCGTTGGTCCAAGACACAACTTCGAGGGATCGTTCCGTAACGACTCCGGCATCCTCAAGGGCTTCCAGTACCTCGAAGGCAGACAGCGTCCCGAGAGCGCCATCGAACCTGCCTCCCGTGGGCTGACTGTCAAGATGGCTACCGATCAGGACTGGCGCAGCCGAGGGATTGCATCCTTCACGTCGGATGAAAAGGTTGGCTATCGCATCCTGGTGGACGCTGAATCCGCGGGCAATGGCCAGGTCAGCAAGCAGGCGCCGGGCCGCCCTATCCTCGATGCTCAACGCTTGACGGTTCACCCCACCCGCTGGCGTTGCTCCTATCGTTGCAAAATCGACAATGCGCTGCTGCAGACGCTGCGCATTGATCTTTGGGTATGACGTCATCGGTGGATGCCCGTCACGAAGTCTTTTACCCGTTGCGGATCGACTGCGTTCCACCAGACGCCGTCATACTTCAACGAGCTTGCAACGATCACGCCATCGGCTACCGACAGAATGTCGTTACCATTTTCCGGCGTCACACCGCTGCCGACGAGGGTCGGCAGGCCCGCCGCCTGCTTGATCATTCCGATGTAATCGAGATCGGCTGCATGTCCTGTCCTTTGCCCTGTGGCGATAATGGCATCCGCGTCAAAGAACACGAGATCCTTCACCTGTTCCTCGACTGGTCGGTCCGCAACGATGGCATGCGCTCCATGTTTGACATGGGCGTCGGCGAAGATGCGGATGCCATGGGCATTGAGCCTTGCGCGATAGCGCATTGCGCGGGCAGCTTCTCCCTCGATGAAGCCTTCATTGGCGACATAGGCGTTCGCCCATTGATTGACGCGCACGAAGCCCGCACCTGCCGCACTGGCGATTGCAAGCGCCGGAATGGCGGCATTCGCAAGAACATTGATGCCGATTGGACCGCCGAGTTCACGGCGGATGCGATCGGAGATGACGGCCATATAGGCCGAGGTTTCGGGGCCGATATCATCGGGCTTGGAAAAGGGAATGTCGCCGTGATTTTCGATAATCACGGCATCGCAGCCGCCTGCAAGGTAGGCGCGGGCATCGTCAAGTCCGCGCTGGTAGACGGTCTCGATCTCCCCGCCGGAGTAGCGCGGTGCACCGGGAAGCGGCGCCAGATGAACGACGCCGATGATCGCCTTGTCGCGCCCGAAAAGATCGATGAGCGCGTTGCCAGCTATCTGCCCGATGGGTTTCATTGTCCCACTCATGTGTTTTCCAGTTCTGATCTCTTGATGATGTCCGAAATTTCCACCCGCGAGGGATAGGAGGCGAGCGTTCCAGGACGACCGACGGAGATGCCGGCGGCCTTGGTTGCCACTTTCGCAGCTGCAGTCAGGGTTTTTCCTTGTGCGAGCAGGCCGACGAGGACGCCCGCAAAGCAGTCACCGGCACCGCTGGTATCAACCACCGCACTCTTGGGCGCCGCGAGGATAACAGGCGCATGATCCGCCCGATCCCATATGAGGCTGCCTTGGCTTCCAAGCGTCACGACGACGCTTCTAGCTCCGTTGCCGAAAAGCACATTTGCCGCTGCCGTTGGGCTTTCCATGCCCGTCAGGGCCGCGGCTTCGCCTTGATTGACGATGACGAGATCCACATTGGCAATATCCTCGACCGTCACGTCCGACAACGGACTGGCATTGAGCACCGTCCTCAGACCTGACCTTCCGGCAAGTTCCAGACAGCTGGCGGTGATCTCCCTGGACAGGTTGCCCTGCATCAGAAGGATGTCGCCCTTGCTCCAGGTTCGCGTCAGGGCCGATTGCCGGATCGGATCGAAGGCTCGCGCGCAGGCGACGGCGCTGACGATGGCGTTTTCGCCGCCTTCTTCCAACAGGATCGTCGAACGGTCGGTGGAAAGAGGCAGGCGGATCATTCGATCGACCTCGAGGTCGCTCTTCAACGTCTCACTCACGCCATCCGCCATGTCGTCGTTGCCAAGCGCGCTCCAGAAGCACACCGCTGCCCCGCTTCGCGCCGCCGCCACCGCTTGATTGGCACCCTTGCCTCCTACGCCATCAACTGTCGAGGTCGCGTTGAGCGTTTCCCCCGGACGCGGCAGGCGCGGAAGGCGGAAGCTCGTATCGACGCAGACATTGCCGACGACATGGAGGCGCATGGGCGTCAGTCCTTGAGCGTTGCCCAGGCCAGCATCTGCTCGAAGAGCGTCTTGTAGCCGTTCCAGGCAATGAACTCCGGCGGCAGCCAGTGTGGACCGACATCCGAGGTCCAGACGAGTGTTCTGCCGGCGCCATAGGTGCCGGTTACCAAAAGTGGCTGCGAACCATATTCGCCTGAAACCGTCGCAAGCACGTCAGCTCCTGGCTTCACCTTCACCTCGTTGAAGCCGAGAAGATAGGGCCAATCTTTTCCGAGGCCCTTGAGAACCGGGTGGGTGTCATTGCCCGTCACAACGGGCGAAAACCCCTCGGGAACTTCAACGCGGTCATCGAAGGCAAGGCAGGTTACCGGCAGCACCTCCTCCACCGGTGTTTTATGATAGCGCGCGCCGCCATTGATGCCCTGGAAGCTGTAATAGCCGCCGAACATCAGCAGCGCGCCGCCATTTGTAACGTAATCGCGCAGCAGCTTCAGCCGGTTCGGGGTCCTCTTGGAATGAATCCAGGTATCAGGATGCAACAGCAGCGTGTTTGCGCCGATATCGGACAGAACGATCGCGTCATATTCCGCGAGTGCTTCGGTCGTCAGCGGAAAATCGCGCTGCGCCTCATGGGCCGGCATGAAGGTGACGTCAAATGCACTATCCTTCAATGCCTTCAGCAATTCGTCGGCACCGGTGTGATAGGTCACCGTCGGAAACTGATCGAAACCTTTGATGTGGGTAGCGGTTGAAACCCATGATTCACCCGCGAGAAGAACCTTTTTCTTGCTCATGTCTGCTCCTTGAATGCACTCGACCTTCAGGCCGAGGCGGAAAATACCGATTGGGGATTGGTGATCAGCATTTGGTCGATTGCCTGCTGGTCGACACCGTGACGCTTCAGTCGCGGCAGGAAATGCTTGAGAATATAGCCATAGCCGAAGCCGCCATAGCGGGTCAGCATGATCTTGAGAAAGACGTCCTGAGACAGAAGTAGCCGATCGGCAAAGCCCAGGTCTATGAGCGCCCTGATCGCCCTGGCGTTTTCCTCGTCCGATGGCGATTGAACATCCTGATCGGCGTAATAATAATCCATGCCGATCATGTCATATTCCAGGAAGGCACCGCGTTCCGCGAGGCTCTTTTGATATTGAAGATCATTATGGCTGGGATTCATGTGGCAGAGCACAGTGTGACGCAGGTCCGCACCTTCGTCCTCGACCGCATCAAGGACGCGATGGGCAAGGCGCTCCCATCCCGGCAAATGGATGGATAGAGGCAGGCCAGTCAGCCGCGAGGCTCGCGCCGACGCCCTGAGGGACTTTTGTTCCTCTGCCGTAAAGTCCTTGCTGACGCCGACCTCGCCAATGATGCCTGCCATGATGTCTGGCTGGGTTTCTCCACCGCCGACGTCATTGACGATGAAGGCGGTGACCTCGTCCAGATCCATGCCCTTCAGCCACTCCGGATGCGTATGCTCCAGATAGAAGCCGGTCCCCATGATGATCTTCAGACCGGACATGCGGGCGATGCGGGCCAATTGTTCGGCATCGCGCCCTATGCCAAAGTTGGTGGTTTCAACCACCGTATGGCCGCCAAGCTTCTGGAAGCGGGAAAGTTCGGCTAGGGCCAGATCCCGATCATCCAGCGAGACGTTGTCGCGGTTCATATAGGGGTTCATCCGCAGCTCGCCGATGATCTCTATTCCAACCGGCTGTTCGGCGATCGCCTTTTCGTCTGGATGGCAAGGGCACTTCCATGAGGTCGCTCCGTCAAGGAAGATGTGCTCATGCATGAGCGTCACGCCCATGTCCGCGACCGGAATGGGACCGAGCACGGTCATTGCGCATCCGGTATGGACGCCGATGGCATGGTGCGTTCTGGCCCCCTCGGCAAAGAGATGATCCATCATGCTCAGCGGCCCCTTGCTGCGCCTTTGAAAAGGCGGAAGTTCAACCAGATTGCCACGAGGATGATGACCCCGGTGACGATCGGCGTGAAGAAGGGCGACATGTGCGAGAGGATCAGGCCGTTGGCGATGACGGCAACCGTCAGTGCTCCGAGCACCGTTCCGACCACTGAACCGCGCCCGCCGAACAGGCTCGTACCGCCCAGTACAACTGCGGCAATGACATCGAGCTCGAAACCTTGTCCGGCATTTGAGGAGCCGGAACCGAGGCGCGCGGCAAGAATGACGCCGGCGACCGAGGCGGCTACACCCGATATTACATAGACGAACAAGGTGACGCGCCGCGTGTTGACGCCGGCGCGGCGCACCGCCTCGGCATTGGCACCGATGCCGGTGACATATCGCCCGAACGGCGTTTCGTTAAAAGCGATATAGGCCGCGATGAGGGCAACGATCGCGATCATCGCGGGGGCGGGGATGCCAAAGAACCAGGCCTGGCCAATCGCCGTGAACGGGCTCTGCGGATCGACGGGGATCGAGTAGCCGCCGGTGATGAGAAGTGCGAGGCCCCTGATGACTGATAGCCCGGCCAGCGTGACGATGAAGGCCGGAATCCGTTCATAGGCGATGAAATATCCCTGGATTAATCCGGTCGCCGCGCCAAGAAGCATCATCAGAATGACAACCAGCGGCCATGCGATTCCTGCCTGCAGGCAGGCGGCCGAAAGCGTTGCGGCAAGGGCCAATACGGATCCAACCGAAAGATCGATACCGCCTGTCGTGATGACGAAGGTCATGGCCGCTGCCACGATCAACAGAGGCGCCGATTGTCTGACCACGTTCAAGAGATTGGGCGCAGTCAGAAAGACGTTTGTAAAGAGGGAGAAGAAAATACAGACCGCGATGAAAAACAGGGCGATCGAAACAATGCCGCCATTGGCTATGGCCTTGTCATAGAGTCGTGCCTTGCGCAAACGAGATGAGGGGGCGGTTTGGGCGTGAGAGGATGTCATGGTCATACGGAAGCGCCTCGCTCGGTATGTTGGCCGGCCGAGCGTGCGGAGAACTTGCGACCGACGATCAGGTTGACGACTTCTTCGATATTCGTTTCGGCGATAAGGCGCTCGGCGACGTTCTGCCCCTCATACATCACCTGGATGCGATCGCAGACGAGGAAGAGATCCTGCAGCCGATGCGTAATCAGAATGACGCTGACGCCGCGGGCGCTGACCGTGCGGATGAGCTCCAGCACCGCCTCGACTTCGGCAACGGCTAGGGCCGCCGTCGGCTCGTCCATGATGAGGACCGAAGGATTGAATGACGCCGCACGTCCGATCGCGATGGACTGGCGTTGGCCGCCTGAGAGATTCTCGACCTTCAAATGCGTGTCCGGAATGACGATGCCGAGCCCTTCCAGCATATGGCGCGCCCGTTCATGCATGGTCTTCTTGTCGAGGATTGGAATGCCCGCAAGCTTCCATTTCGGTTCACGCCCCAGAAAAAGATTTCCCGCCACGTCGACGGTGTCGCAAAGGGACAGATCTTGGTAGACCATCTCGACATGCGCGGCGCGTGCATCAGCGGGCGAGGTAAAGGAAACTGGTTTGCCGTCGATCTCGATCGTTCCCGAATCCGGGATCACCGCGCCTGAAAGAACCTTGCTCAAGGTCGATTTGCCGGCACCGTTATCGCCGACGAGACCGAGGACCTCGCCCGGCTTCAAGGTCAACGATACATTGTCCAAAGACTGCATCGTGCCATAGCGTTTGGAAATACCGGTCATTCTGACGCGGTAGGTATCAGCGTTTGTCATATCAATGCTGCCTTGCGGAAATGGCCTCAGCCATGATGCCACAACGTCACGGCCGATGCGATCGGCCATGACGTGACGAGATGCGGGGAGCTATTTGAACATGCCCCGAAACTTGTCGACATTTTCCTTGGTGACGATGGTGACAGGCACATTGATGATCGGATCGATCTTCTCGCCCTTTTTCACCTTGACGAGCGCTTCGACAGCCGCCTTACCTTCGCCGGCCGGATCCTGCTGGATAACGGCCGTTACCCAACCCTGATCGATGCCCTCGATTGCCTGCTTGGTCAGATCCCAGCCGAAGACCTTCACGTTACCTGTTTTGCCCTGGCTGGTGACGGCCGCAACGGCGCCGAGGAGTGCCGGTTCGCCGGTCGCATAGAGCGTTGTCATGTCGGGATTGGCGGTAATGAGATTTTCCGCCGCACTGAGGGCGACATCCTGAACGTTCTGACCGTCGACGGTATCGAGGAAATCGACCTTCTGGCCGCCGGCCTTTACCGCCGCCTTGAATCCATCAAGACGCTGATTCTGGATGAAGGAATTGAGTGCGCCAACAACGCCGACTTTGGCGCTGCCGCCCATCTTGTCCTTGACGTAATCGGAATAGAACTTGCCGATCTCCTCACCAGCCTTGGTATTGTCGACACCCACGAAGGCTATGTTGTCGCCGTTCGGAATCTGGGCATCGATAGCGATGACCGGGATGCCGGCCTTCTTGGCGGCGGTGATTGCCGGCTTCACTCCGTTTACGTCGATGGCGACCAATATGATGCCGTCGACCTTCTGGGTGATGTAGTTCTCGATGGCGTCATTTTGCGCGCTGGGCACGTTGTTGGCGTTGAATATGACGAGATCGGCGCCGGCTTTCTTCGCAGCCTCCCTGGCGCCGTCATTGATCTGGTTGAAGAAGAGAGCCTGCTGGTTGATCGTCACGAGAGCCAGCGTATTCGCCATCGCGGCGCCGGCACTGCAGGCAAGTGCAACGGTTGCGCCAATCGCGCAACCGAACAGATATTTCTTGAGATGCATGATCGTTCCCCATGTTTTTGGATTGCAAGGGGAGTATTCAAGTAACTTGAATGATTGTCAAGCGACTTGAATTTGTGGCGTTGAAGATGATCGCAAGTTCGCTTTCAGGACAGTGGCGTCGTTAGAAGGTCGCCGGCGTATTGACCCAGAAGATGCTTGCTCGCTCCGCTCCCACATTGCGATACCAATGGGGCAGTTCGGAGTTGAAGACGAAGCTGTCGCCGACGGAAAGCCGGAATGTCCGTTCGCCGACCATGAGTTCGATCTCGCCGGCAAGAACGTATCCGACCTCCTCGCCGACATGCTGGATCGGCCCGGCA includes these proteins:
- a CDS encoding phosphotriesterase family protein, with protein sequence MDHLFAEGARTHHAIGVHTGCAMTVLGPIPVADMGVTLMHEHIFLDGATSWKCPCHPDEKAIAEQPVGIEIIGELRMNPYMNRDNVSLDDRDLALAELSRFQKLGGHTVVETTNFGIGRDAEQLARIARMSGLKIIMGTGFYLEHTHPEWLKGMDLDEVTAFIVNDVGGGETQPDIMAGIIGEVGVSKDFTAEEQKSLRASARASRLTGLPLSIHLPGWERLAHRVLDAVEDEGADLRHTVLCHMNPSHNDLQYQKSLAERGAFLEYDMIGMDYYYADQDVQSPSDEENARAIRALIDLGFADRLLLSQDVFLKIMLTRYGGFGYGYILKHFLPRLKRHGVDQQAIDQMLITNPQSVFSASA
- a CDS encoding PfkB family carbohydrate kinase — its product is MRLHVVGNVCVDTSFRLPRLPRPGETLNATSTVDGVGGKGANQAVAAARSGAAVCFWSALGNDDMADGVSETLKSDLEVDRMIRLPLSTDRSTILLEEGGENAIVSAVACARAFDPIRQSALTRTWSKGDILLMQGNLSREITASCLELAGRSGLRTVLNASPLSDVTVEDIANVDLVIVNQGEAAALTGMESPTAAANVLFGNGARSVVVTLGSQGSLIWDRADHAPVILAAPKSAVVDTSGAGDCFAGVLVGLLAQGKTLTAAAKVATKAAGISVGRPGTLASYPSRVEISDIIKRSELENT
- a CDS encoding Zn-dependent hydrolase, which encodes MTSYPKINAQRLQQRIVDFATIGATPAGGVNRQALSIEDRAARRLLADLAIARGFSVHQDAIANLFIRREGCNPSAAPVLIGSHLDSQPTGGRFDGALGTLSAFEVLEALEDAGVVTERSLEVVSWTNEEGSRFSPGCMGSMTFVGAGEMAGWQDMRGTDGARLDDELAATLKALPEAKMQPVGHAVSAFVEVHIEQGPVLERAGIPIGLVTGVQGTRWLEVSFRGEAAHAGTTPLEFRKDPMAAAVAAIAQLQLVVMPADPMARLTVGRMSVEPSSVNVIPSSVTFTIDIRHPQEDVLSSIEAQIDAECRASAKRHMVDVLIKKRFDLAPGQFDTSIVDVIGKACERLGVPNMKLVSGAFHDALFISRVAPTAMIFVPCRDGISHNEAEFVTSENIETGAKVLLETVLSLAR
- a CDS encoding ABC transporter permease — encoded protein: MTSSHAQTAPSSRLRKARLYDKAIANGGIVSIALFFIAVCIFFSLFTNVFLTAPNLLNVVRQSAPLLIVAAAMTFVITTGGIDLSVGSVLALAATLSAACLQAGIAWPLVVILMMLLGAATGLIQGYFIAYERIPAFIVTLAGLSVIRGLALLITGGYSIPVDPQSPFTAIGQAWFFGIPAPAMIAIVALIAAYIAFNETPFGRYVTGIGANAEAVRRAGVNTRRVTLFVYVISGVAASVAGVILAARLGSGSSNAGQGFELDVIAAVVLGGTSLFGGRGSVVGTVLGALTVAVIANGLILSHMSPFFTPIVTGVIILVAIWLNFRLFKGAARGR
- a CDS encoding glutamine amidotransferase, with protein sequence MSKKKVLLAGESWVSTATHIKGFDQFPTVTYHTGADELLKALKDSAFDVTFMPAHEAQRDFPLTTEALAEYDAIVLSDIGANTLLLHPDTWIHSKRTPNRLKLLRDYVTNGGALLMFGGYYSFQGINGGARYHKTPVEEVLPVTCLAFDDRVEVPEGFSPVVTGNDTHPVLKGLGKDWPYLLGFNEVKVKPGADVLATVSGEYGSQPLLVTGTYGAGRTLVWTSDVGPHWLPPEFIAWNGYKTLFEQMLAWATLKD
- a CDS encoding ABC transporter substrate-binding protein, coding for MHLKKYLFGCAIGATVALACSAGAAMANTLALVTINQQALFFNQINDGAREAAKKAGADLVIFNANNVPSAQNDAIENYITQKVDGIILVAIDVNGVKPAITAAKKAGIPVIAIDAQIPNGDNIAFVGVDNTKAGEEIGKFYSDYVKDKMGGSAKVGVVGALNSFIQNQRLDGFKAAVKAGGQKVDFLDTVDGQNVQDVALSAAENLITANPDMTTLYATGEPALLGAVAAVTSQGKTGNVKVFGWDLTKQAIEGIDQGWVTAVIQQDPAGEGKAAVEALVKVKKGEKIDPIINVPVTIVTKENVDKFRGMFK
- a CDS encoding ATP-binding cassette domain-containing protein produces the protein MTNADTYRVRMTGISKRYGTMQSLDNVSLTLKPGEVLGLVGDNGAGKSTLSKVLSGAVIPDSGTIEIDGKPVSFTSPADARAAHVEMVYQDLSLCDTVDVAGNLFLGREPKWKLAGIPILDKKTMHERARHMLEGLGIVIPDTHLKVENLSGGQRQSIAIGRAASFNPSVLIMDEPTAALAVAEVEAVLELIRTVSARGVSVILITHRLQDLFLVCDRIQVMYEGQNVAERLIAETNIEEVVNLIVGRKFSARSAGQHTERGASV
- a CDS encoding BtpA/SgcQ family protein — its product is MSGTMKPIGQIAGNALIDLFGRDKAIIGVVHLAPLPGAPRYSGGEIETVYQRGLDDARAYLAGGCDAVIIENHGDIPFSKPDDIGPETSAYMAVISDRIRRELGGPIGINVLANAAIPALAIASAAGAGFVRVNQWANAYVANEGFIEGEAARAMRYRARLNAHGIRIFADAHVKHGAHAIVADRPVEEQVKDLVFFDADAIIATGQRTGHAADLDYIGMIKQAAGLPTLVGSGVTPENGNDILSVADGVIVASSLKYDGVWWNAVDPQRVKDFVTGIHR